One genomic segment of Amycolatopsis sp. WQ 127309 includes these proteins:
- a CDS encoding DedA family protein, which translates to MNVVSVEAAGVGVSWLDTAGPVLVWVIVLSFVLVECALIIGLFLPGDSLLFGAGVVLAQHGSDLNAWLLSGAALIVAVLGNQIGYYIGRTGGSKLIARRDGRVLNRQSLERAQEFLDRRGFFAIVAARWIPWIRTLAPLIAGAARMDPRRFMLATALGGLLWVPTLVLLGYYGAGLLDVLPWLKTAALWASVAFFVFGTAYGVLRYRQEMRRPVEKADETDDARA; encoded by the coding sequence GTGAACGTCGTGAGCGTGGAGGCCGCGGGCGTCGGCGTGAGCTGGCTGGACACCGCCGGGCCCGTGCTCGTCTGGGTGATCGTGCTGAGCTTCGTGCTCGTCGAATGCGCGCTGATCATCGGGCTGTTCCTGCCCGGTGATTCACTGCTGTTCGGCGCCGGCGTGGTGCTGGCCCAGCACGGCTCGGACCTCAACGCGTGGCTGCTGTCGGGCGCCGCGCTGATCGTCGCCGTGCTCGGCAACCAGATCGGTTACTACATCGGGCGCACCGGTGGCTCCAAGCTGATCGCACGGCGCGACGGCAGGGTGCTCAACCGGCAGAGCCTCGAGCGCGCGCAGGAGTTCCTGGACCGCCGGGGCTTCTTCGCGATCGTCGCCGCGCGGTGGATCCCGTGGATCCGCACGCTCGCGCCGCTCATCGCCGGGGCCGCCCGGATGGACCCGCGCCGGTTCATGCTGGCGACGGCGCTCGGCGGGCTGCTCTGGGTGCCGACGCTCGTGCTGCTCGGCTACTACGGCGCCGGCCTGCTGGACGTGCTGCCGTGGCTGAAGACGGCCGCGCTGTGGGCCAGCGTCGCGTTCTTCGTGTTCGGGACCGCGTACGGCGTGCTGCGCTACCGCCAGGAAATGCGCCGTCCCGTCGAAAAGGCCGATGAGACGGACGACGCGCGCGCCTGA
- a CDS encoding VOC family protein, producing the protein MAKLMSVHHLALTVTDVDRSVPWYARVLDLEEVTRREEPDTGLRKVVLRSAGDEFSVVLVQHADTGRRGFDERRTGLDHVAFKVGSVTELVEWEDRLAEFGVSYLPAAPSRTFEGSRVVVFRDPDGIQLEIWADPEL; encoded by the coding sequence ATGGCGAAACTCATGTCCGTGCACCACCTGGCGCTGACCGTGACCGACGTCGACCGCAGCGTGCCGTGGTACGCCCGGGTCCTGGACCTCGAGGAGGTCACCCGGCGCGAAGAGCCGGACACGGGACTGCGGAAGGTCGTGCTGCGCTCCGCCGGGGACGAGTTCTCCGTCGTGCTGGTGCAGCACGCCGACACCGGCCGACGCGGCTTCGACGAACGCCGGACCGGGCTGGACCACGTCGCGTTCAAGGTGGGTTCGGTGACCGAGCTGGTCGAGTGGGAGGACCGGCTCGCCGAGTTCGGCGTCTCCTACCTGCCGGCCGCGCCGTCGCGCACCTTCGAGGGATCCCGGGTGGTCGTGTTCCGCGACCCCGACGGCATCCAGCTGGAGATCTGGGCCGACCCGGAACTCTGA
- a CDS encoding SDR family oxidoreductase produces the protein MSVLIVTGGSRGIGAAICELAASRGYDVVVNFSGAAAPAEEVAERVRALGRRALAVRADVSAENDVRALFDAAASLGPVDALVNNAATTGNTPGRLDEYEVDVVRRTLDVNVTGVFLCCREAVRRMSTRHGGAGGAIVNISSTAARTGSAGEWVHYAASKAAVDTLTFGLAQEVAGEDVRVNAVAPGMIHTGLHAAAGLPDRMAKYAPLIPMGRAGQPSEIAEAVLWLLSPAASFTTGAVLAVGGGR, from the coding sequence GTGAGCGTCCTGATCGTCACGGGCGGCAGCCGGGGGATCGGTGCCGCCATCTGTGAGCTGGCCGCATCGCGGGGTTACGACGTCGTCGTCAACTTCTCGGGTGCTGCCGCGCCCGCGGAAGAGGTCGCGGAGCGCGTGCGGGCCCTCGGGCGGCGAGCGCTGGCGGTCCGCGCCGACGTCTCGGCCGAGAACGACGTGCGCGCGCTGTTCGACGCCGCCGCGTCGCTCGGCCCGGTCGACGCGCTGGTCAACAACGCCGCCACCACGGGAAACACCCCCGGCCGGCTCGACGAGTACGAGGTCGACGTCGTCCGGCGCACCCTGGACGTGAACGTCACCGGCGTCTTCCTCTGCTGCCGCGAGGCGGTCCGCCGGATGTCGACGCGGCACGGCGGCGCGGGCGGCGCGATCGTCAACATCTCCTCGACGGCCGCGCGCACCGGCTCGGCCGGGGAGTGGGTGCACTACGCCGCGTCGAAGGCCGCCGTCGACACCCTGACCTTCGGGCTCGCCCAGGAGGTCGCGGGCGAGGACGTCCGGGTCAACGCCGTCGCGCCCGGAATGATCCACACCGGGCTGCACGCGGCGGCCGGTCTGCCGGACCGGATGGCGAAGTACGCCCCGCTGATCCCGATGGGCCGCGCCGGCCAGCCGAGCGAGATCGCCGAAGCGGTGCTCTGGCTGCTGTCGCCGGCGGCGTCGTTCACCACCGGCGCGGTGCTGGCCGTCGGTGGCGGTCGGTGA
- a CDS encoding nucleoside/nucleotide kinase family protein, whose translation MTAFDDLLARAEGLTVRGQRNVLGIIGAPASGKTTLAWALANALGSRAAVVGMDGFHLAQVELRRLGRAERKGAPDTFDAAGYYHLIRRLAEGRETVYAPEFRREIEEPIAGAVAVAPEVQLVITEGNYLLLPDDPWSAIRPLLTEAWFLAPDEPERIERLVSRHRRYGRSLVEARQRALGSDQRNADLITQTRDRADLVLENLPLVNFAL comes from the coding sequence ATGACGGCGTTCGACGACCTGCTCGCCCGGGCCGAGGGGCTGACCGTGCGCGGGCAGCGCAACGTGCTCGGCATCATCGGGGCGCCCGCGTCCGGCAAGACCACGCTGGCCTGGGCGCTGGCCAACGCGCTCGGTTCGCGCGCCGCCGTGGTCGGGATGGACGGCTTCCACCTGGCGCAGGTCGAGCTGCGCCGGCTCGGCCGCGCCGAGCGCAAGGGCGCGCCGGACACCTTCGACGCGGCCGGCTACTACCACCTGATCCGCCGCCTCGCCGAAGGCCGCGAGACGGTGTACGCGCCGGAGTTCCGCCGCGAGATCGAAGAGCCGATCGCGGGCGCGGTCGCCGTCGCCCCGGAGGTCCAGCTGGTCATCACGGAGGGCAACTACCTCCTGCTGCCGGACGACCCGTGGAGCGCCATCCGGCCGCTGCTCACCGAGGCCTGGTTCCTCGCGCCGGACGAGCCCGAACGCATCGAACGGCTGGTGTCGCGCCACCGCCGCTACGGCCGTTCGCTCGTCGAGGCGCGCCAGCGGGCCCTCGGCTCGGACCAGCGCAACGCCGACCTGATCACGCAGACGCGGGACCGCGCGGACCTCGTGCTGGAGAACCTCCCGCTGGTCAACTTCGCGCTGTGA
- a CDS encoding PfkB family carbohydrate kinase — MRVLLAGLCTVDVVQRVTELPAPGEKVQSLQVDVAAGGPATNAAVTAAALGAEATLLTVLGAHPLAALARADLETHGVEVVDLAPSRSDPPPVSAVAVRDRDGERTVVSRNAEDRTFLGKDRFFGAAEVGGADVVLLDGHLPELALDVAKAARAAGVPVVLDAGSWKPVLDELLPLVDVAACSAHFRAPEPGLHQRGVPTVITTSGPGPVRWTTADGRSGEVPVLAVEARDTLGAGDVWHGALAVAVTREHTVADRIRFANEVAAERVRFVGPRSWTTAIAGRNRT, encoded by the coding sequence ATGAGGGTGCTGCTGGCGGGGTTGTGCACCGTGGACGTCGTCCAGCGCGTCACCGAACTCCCGGCTCCGGGCGAGAAGGTGCAGTCGCTGCAGGTGGACGTCGCGGCCGGGGGGCCCGCGACGAACGCCGCGGTGACGGCCGCCGCGCTCGGGGCCGAGGCGACGCTGCTGACGGTCCTCGGCGCACACCCGCTGGCGGCGCTCGCCCGCGCCGACCTCGAAACCCACGGCGTCGAGGTCGTCGACCTGGCCCCCTCCCGATCCGACCCACCGCCCGTCAGCGCGGTCGCCGTCCGAGACCGCGACGGCGAGCGCACAGTCGTCTCCCGCAACGCCGAAGACCGCACTTTCCTAGGGAAAGATCGGTTTTTTGGTGCTGCTGAGGTTGGTGGGGCTGATGTGGTGCTGTTGGACGGGCATCTTCCGGAACTCGCGCTGGACGTCGCGAAGGCGGCCAGGGCCGCGGGCGTGCCGGTCGTGCTCGACGCCGGGAGCTGGAAGCCTGTGCTCGACGAACTGCTGCCGCTGGTCGACGTCGCCGCCTGCTCCGCGCACTTCCGGGCGCCCGAACCCGGCCTCCACCAGCGGGGCGTGCCGACCGTCATCACCACGTCCGGCCCTGGTCCGGTGCGGTGGACGACCGCGGACGGGCGTTCGGGAGAGGTGCCCGTGCTGGCCGTCGAAGCGCGGGACACACTAGGTGCGGGAGACGTCTGGCACGGCGCGCTCGCCGTCGCCGTGACGCGAGAACACACGGTGGCGGACCGGATCCGCTTTGCCAACGAGGTGGCCGCCGAACGGGTGCGGTTTGTGGGACCGCGGTCTTGGACGACCGCGATCGCAGGAAGGAACAGGACATGA
- a CDS encoding ATP-binding cassette domain-containing protein: MTEPILQARGLVKRYGRVTAIDGADFDLLPGEVLAVVGDNGAGKSSLIKTLSGAVIPDEGEIKVDGETVHFKSPLDARQYGIETVYQDLAVAPALDIASNMFLGREKRIGGAFGLFRKLDTATMRSEAQRILDELGINIKSITQLVETLSGGQRQGVAVARAAAFGTKAVIMDEPTAALGVAESGKVLDLIGRIRDRGLPVVLISHNMPHVFDIADRIHVHRLGKRVAVVSPKTHSMNQVVGLLTGALRLNENGEIEEAAAATHVAGLK, encoded by the coding sequence ATGACCGAACCGATCCTGCAGGCCCGTGGCCTGGTGAAACGCTACGGCCGGGTGACCGCCATCGACGGCGCCGACTTCGACCTGCTGCCCGGCGAGGTGCTCGCCGTCGTCGGCGACAACGGCGCCGGGAAGTCGTCGCTCATCAAAACCCTGTCCGGGGCCGTGATCCCGGACGAGGGTGAGATCAAAGTGGACGGTGAGACCGTCCACTTCAAATCCCCTTTGGACGCCCGGCAGTACGGGATCGAGACGGTGTACCAGGATCTCGCCGTCGCGCCCGCGCTGGACATCGCGTCGAACATGTTCCTCGGCCGCGAGAAACGCATCGGCGGCGCGTTCGGGCTGTTCCGCAAGCTCGACACCGCCACCATGCGGTCCGAGGCGCAGCGGATCCTCGACGAGCTGGGCATCAACATCAAGTCGATCACCCAGCTCGTGGAGACGCTCTCCGGCGGCCAGCGCCAAGGGGTCGCCGTCGCGCGCGCGGCGGCGTTCGGCACCAAGGCCGTGATCATGGACGAGCCCACCGCCGCGCTCGGCGTCGCCGAGTCCGGCAAGGTGCTCGACCTGATCGGCCGGATCCGCGACCGCGGCCTGCCGGTGGTGCTGATCAGCCACAACATGCCGCACGTGTTCGACATCGCCGACCGCATCCACGTGCACCGCCTCGGCAAGCGCGTCGCGGTCGTCTCGCCGAAGACGCACTCGATGAACCAGGTCGTCGGCCTGCTCACGGGGGCGTTGCGGCTCAACGAGAACGGCGAGATCGAAGAGGCGGCTGCCGCGACCCACGTGGCCGGCTTGAAATGA
- a CDS encoding ABC transporter permease has translation MTSTNATTATVASPSTKERESLGEFLLRAPAVGPALALIVAIVVFSLSTDTFFDLDNLSTVVQQSLVVGTLALGQTLVILIAGIDLSNASSMVVATLIMAKLAAAGTNGFVALLAGVVLTIIVGIFIGSLATRIKLPAFIITLGTFTMLTAVSKLIAGGQAVPVTDGLLQWLGTKRYLFGGIPITYGMTLALLMYLGIWYALTKTAWGKHVYAVGNAPESARLSGIKVNRTVLSVYIVAGLAFGLAAWQALGRTPNADPNQFQLGNLDSITAVVLGGTSLFGGRGSVLGTLMGALVVAVLRSGLTQMNVDGNYQDLATGALLIAAVVVDRIARRQQS, from the coding sequence GTGACATCTACAAACGCGACCACGGCAACCGTCGCCAGTCCGTCCACAAAGGAACGTGAGTCGCTCGGCGAGTTCCTCCTCCGCGCCCCCGCGGTCGGCCCGGCGCTCGCCCTGATCGTCGCGATCGTGGTGTTCTCGCTGTCCACGGACACCTTCTTCGACCTCGACAACCTCTCCACCGTCGTCCAGCAGTCGCTGGTCGTCGGGACGCTCGCGCTGGGCCAGACGCTCGTCATCCTCATCGCGGGCATCGACCTGTCCAACGCGTCGTCGATGGTCGTCGCGACGCTGATCATGGCGAAGCTCGCCGCGGCCGGCACCAACGGCTTCGTCGCGCTGCTGGCCGGCGTCGTGCTGACGATCATCGTCGGCATCTTCATCGGCTCGCTCGCCACGCGGATCAAGCTCCCGGCGTTCATCATCACGCTCGGCACGTTCACCATGCTCACCGCGGTGTCCAAGCTGATCGCCGGCGGCCAGGCCGTGCCGGTGACCGACGGGCTGCTGCAGTGGCTCGGCACCAAGCGCTACCTCTTCGGCGGCATCCCGATCACCTACGGCATGACGCTGGCGCTGCTGATGTACCTCGGGATCTGGTACGCGCTGACGAAAACCGCGTGGGGCAAGCACGTCTACGCGGTCGGCAACGCGCCGGAGTCCGCGCGGCTGTCCGGCATCAAGGTCAACCGCACGGTCCTGTCGGTGTACATCGTGGCGGGCCTCGCCTTCGGCCTCGCCGCGTGGCAGGCGCTCGGCCGGACGCCGAACGCCGACCCGAACCAGTTCCAGCTCGGCAACCTCGACTCGATCACCGCCGTCGTCCTCGGCGGGACGAGCCTGTTCGGCGGTCGCGGCTCGGTGCTGGGCACGTTGATGGGCGCGCTGGTCGTGGCGGTGCTGCGGTCCGGGCTGACGCAGATGAACGTCGACGGCAACTACCAGGACCTCGCCACCGGGGCCCTGCTCATCGCCGCCGTCGTGGTGGACCGGATCGCGAGGAGGCAGCAGTCATGA
- a CDS encoding substrate-binding domain-containing protein has protein sequence MRQRSLTALALAAVLATTTGCTVERHWGGNTNTGGSGKAKVGLVTKTDTNPYFVALRESAKATAQANGADFSALAGQFDGDNDGQVRAIENLVQQGANTILITPSSSTGVLKAIKDARDAGILVIALDTATEPPDAVDATFATDNFAAGQQQGAYVKASLKGTPPKLLMVDGTAGSSVDTQRHGGFLKGIGLTDGSPEIKGHTAANGDQSLAQQGMENLLQRTTDINAVYSMNEPMGRGANAALKARGLTNQIVMGSIDGGCEGVQNVKDGLYAATVMQFPKKMAEQGVLAAVEYAKTGKKPTGFVNTGSAVITDKPLPGVESHDTAWGLQNCWGGAQ, from the coding sequence ATGAGACAGCGAAGTCTCACAGCACTCGCGCTGGCCGCCGTCCTCGCCACGACGACCGGGTGCACCGTGGAACGCCACTGGGGCGGCAACACGAACACCGGTGGCAGTGGAAAGGCGAAGGTCGGCCTGGTCACCAAGACCGACACCAACCCGTACTTCGTGGCGTTGCGCGAATCCGCGAAAGCCACCGCACAGGCCAACGGCGCCGATTTCAGCGCCCTCGCCGGTCAGTTCGACGGCGACAACGACGGCCAGGTCCGCGCCATCGAGAACCTCGTGCAGCAGGGCGCGAACACCATCCTCATCACGCCCAGCTCGTCGACCGGCGTGCTGAAGGCGATCAAGGACGCCCGCGACGCCGGGATCCTGGTCATCGCGCTCGACACCGCGACCGAACCGCCGGACGCCGTCGACGCCACCTTCGCCACCGACAACTTCGCGGCCGGCCAGCAGCAGGGCGCGTACGTCAAAGCCTCGCTCAAGGGCACCCCGCCCAAGCTGCTGATGGTCGACGGCACGGCCGGCAGCTCGGTCGACACCCAGCGCCACGGCGGCTTCCTCAAGGGCATCGGGCTGACCGACGGCTCGCCCGAGATCAAGGGGCACACCGCGGCCAACGGCGACCAGAGCCTCGCCCAGCAGGGCATGGAGAACCTGCTGCAGCGCACCACGGACATCAACGCCGTGTACTCGATGAACGAGCCGATGGGCCGCGGCGCGAACGCGGCGCTGAAGGCCCGCGGGCTCACGAACCAGATCGTCATGGGTTCGATCGACGGCGGCTGCGAAGGCGTCCAGAACGTCAAGGACGGTCTCTACGCCGCGACCGTCATGCAGTTCCCCAAGAAGATGGCCGAGCAGGGTGTGCTCGCCGCCGTCGAGTACGCGAAGACCGGCAAGAAGCCCACCGGCTTCGTCAACACCGGGTCCGCCGTGATCACCGACAAGCCGCTGCCCGGCGTCGAAAGCCACGACACCGCGTGGGGCCTGCAGAACTGCTGGGGAGGCGCGCAGTGA
- a CDS encoding LacI family DNA-binding transcriptional regulator has product MPQPRSSRPTQRDIAELAGVSITTVSHVVNGTRAVAEDTKAAVLRAIETTGYTGDAIARSLVTGGTRSIGMAISLVANPYFATLMQAIEREASTHGYTVLLADTHDTVNTERDTVRTLRSRRVDGLLITPAPGDGSVIGELVSLDVPTVLIDRLTTRVDVDQVGTENIQATSALTAHLATLGHRRIGMISGAPGLSTSEERVLGYRLGLGRSGLTWSADLVACGNSSHEGGALAVSQLLALPEPPTALVVGNDSMMVGVLHEARRRGLKIGQDLPVVVYDDVEWADLVDPPLTTMAQPIEEIGRQAVRLLLARINDPARKAETVRLPPTLRHRESCGCPAVHSHQ; this is encoded by the coding sequence ATGCCCCAGCCGAGATCATCGCGGCCGACCCAGCGGGACATCGCCGAGCTCGCCGGCGTCTCGATCACGACCGTTTCGCACGTGGTGAACGGAACGCGCGCGGTCGCCGAGGACACCAAGGCGGCGGTGCTGCGGGCGATCGAGACGACCGGCTACACCGGCGACGCCATCGCGCGCTCGCTGGTCACCGGCGGCACCCGCTCGATCGGGATGGCGATCTCGCTCGTCGCGAACCCGTACTTCGCGACGCTGATGCAGGCGATCGAGCGGGAGGCGTCCACGCACGGGTACACCGTGCTGCTGGCCGACACCCACGACACGGTGAACACGGAGCGTGACACGGTTCGGACGTTGCGCTCCCGTCGCGTCGACGGCCTCCTCATCACGCCGGCGCCGGGCGACGGCTCGGTGATCGGCGAGCTGGTCTCCCTCGACGTCCCGACGGTGCTGATCGACCGGCTGACCACCCGCGTCGACGTCGACCAGGTGGGTACGGAGAACATCCAGGCGACGTCGGCGCTGACCGCGCACCTGGCCACGCTCGGGCACCGGCGGATCGGGATGATCAGCGGCGCGCCCGGCCTCTCGACCAGCGAGGAGCGCGTGCTGGGCTACCGGCTGGGGCTCGGCCGCTCCGGACTGACGTGGTCGGCCGACCTCGTGGCCTGCGGAAACTCGTCGCACGAGGGCGGCGCGCTGGCCGTCAGCCAGCTGCTGGCCCTGCCCGAACCGCCGACCGCGCTGGTGGTCGGCAACGACAGCATGATGGTCGGGGTGCTGCACGAAGCGCGGCGGCGCGGGCTCAAGATCGGGCAGGACCTGCCGGTGGTCGTCTACGACGACGTCGAGTGGGCCGACCTGGTGGACCCGCCGCTGACGACGATGGCGCAGCCGATCGAGGAGATCGGCCGGCAGGCGGTGCGGCTGCTGCTGGCGCGGATCAACGACCCGGCCCGCAAGGCCGAAACCGTGCGCCTACCGCCAACCCTGCGTCACCGAGAGTCGTGCGGCTGCCCCGCGGTTCACTCACATCAGTGA
- a CDS encoding LacI family DNA-binding transcriptional regulator — protein MTALSPELRFWDPPVTYRIGVAMGAQAHPYSGELLRSIRAAAAQAGCDVTLADTGDSVSEEAAVVRALRADLVDGVLLVPTPGDEAVVNGLVRMGVPTVLMDRVAARNDVDQVGTESVHSMSTLVKHLIERRHRKIGLISGDDGQDVSRERVRGYRLGLEQSGLRWNRELVESGLSTSGGAARATAKLLDGWPSPTALVVADEAMLVGVQYEAHRRGIRIGSELAVVGYGDMDWARRVSPAVTTLVQPIADIGRRAVQLLLSRMADPDRPPESVLLTPRFLHGASCGC, from the coding sequence ATGACGGCACTTTCGCCGGAGCTCCGGTTCTGGGACCCCCCGGTCACCTACCGGATCGGCGTCGCGATGGGTGCGCAAGCGCACCCCTATTCAGGTGAGCTGCTGCGCTCGATCAGGGCCGCCGCCGCGCAGGCCGGCTGCGACGTCACCCTGGCCGACACCGGCGACAGCGTCAGCGAAGAGGCCGCGGTCGTCCGCGCGCTGCGAGCGGACCTCGTGGACGGCGTGCTGCTGGTTCCCACGCCGGGCGACGAAGCGGTGGTCAACGGCCTGGTCCGGATGGGCGTGCCGACGGTGCTGATGGACCGCGTCGCCGCGCGCAACGACGTCGACCAGGTGGGCACCGAGAGCGTCCACTCGATGAGCACCCTGGTGAAGCACCTGATCGAGCGCCGCCACCGCAAGATCGGCCTGATCTCGGGCGACGACGGCCAGGACGTTAGCCGCGAGCGCGTCCGGGGGTATCGCCTCGGCCTGGAGCAGTCGGGCCTGCGCTGGAACCGCGAACTGGTGGAGAGTGGCCTGTCGACGTCGGGCGGAGCGGCCCGCGCGACGGCCAAGCTCCTGGACGGCTGGCCGTCCCCGACGGCGCTGGTGGTGGCGGACGAGGCGATGCTGGTGGGCGTCCAGTACGAGGCCCACCGCCGCGGCATCCGCATCGGCTCGGAGCTGGCCGTGGTCGGCTACGGCGACATGGACTGGGCCCGCCGGGTGAGCCCGGCGGTGACGACACTGGTCCAGCCGATCGCCGATATCGGCCGCCGGGCGGTGCAACTGCTGCTGTCCCGGATGGCCGACCCGGACCGGCCACCGGAGTCGGTGCTGCTGACCCCGAGGTTCCTGCACGGCGCGTCCTGCGGCTGCTGA
- a CDS encoding GNAT family N-acetyltransferase: protein MSAGELSAARALLEGAFKDFDLAGWENTLGGMHALTFDGAELVGHASLVQRRLLHGDRVLNTGYVEGVAVHPGHRRRGVASALMAEMEALLGGYEVGALSASTAGRPLYEARGWQQWRGPTFSLTPSGIQRTEDDDGAVYVFPGRVPLNLDGELTADWRAGDVW from the coding sequence CTGTCCGCCGGCGAGTTGTCCGCGGCGCGCGCCCTACTCGAAGGTGCGTTCAAGGACTTCGACCTCGCCGGCTGGGAGAACACGCTGGGCGGCATGCACGCGCTGACCTTCGACGGCGCTGAGCTGGTCGGTCACGCGTCGCTCGTGCAGCGACGGCTCCTGCACGGCGACCGCGTGCTGAACACGGGATACGTCGAGGGCGTCGCCGTTCATCCCGGGCACCGGCGGCGGGGAGTCGCGAGTGCGCTGATGGCCGAAATGGAAGCGCTGCTGGGTGGGTACGAGGTGGGCGCGCTGAGCGCGTCCACGGCTGGCAGGCCGCTGTACGAGGCCCGCGGCTGGCAGCAGTGGCGCGGGCCGACGTTCTCCCTGACACCGTCGGGAATCCAGCGCACCGAGGACGACGACGGCGCCGTCTACGTGTTCCCGGGCCGGGTACCGCTGAATCTGGACGGGGAGCTAACCGCCGACTGGCGGGCCGGCGACGTCTGGTGA
- a CDS encoding SIR2 family protein, with the protein MSNYLRSELIEALRSNSAVIIVGAGSSITATGGAEYSSWNSLLESGISRCLDLNDALGETWETARHAEIKSDDQADKLSLAEEITRTLKAYPGNHYAKWLKDTVGSLTASNPGLLQILGEFNVPILTTNYDGLIEAVTGRETVTWENVPEIQDEIQNPGKSVIHLHGHWRRPESVVFGYESYAQVIGDLGSQALLRSLLSVKSIIFVGFGAGLNDPNFSSLGTWLSTSLKDSGLAPVALVRSKEKELTERRYRQFKYNVLSYGAEYEDLEIYLADLRLACGESHPTGEPVINFTWDSLTPKLMRLHRRIERDYRPDFIIAMSGPGNFAPAYCLAHSSDDPPLLTAVTFPKRPKRSDSCVAFQEVAEKSEWIHQETTRWDIFLPNIIRHFPPGSKGLIFDDRAIGGRAQKQVASFLEGMKYEVRRAALVVHPDCAADVNYYEEVISGDFVFPWGGKYGRNEPPAG; encoded by the coding sequence TTGAGCAACTACCTGAGAAGTGAACTGATCGAAGCGCTGCGATCAAACAGTGCGGTCATCATCGTGGGCGCCGGCAGCAGCATCACGGCAACCGGAGGCGCGGAATACAGTTCGTGGAACAGCTTACTGGAATCGGGTATTTCTCGCTGCCTGGACCTCAACGATGCGCTCGGGGAAACCTGGGAAACTGCTCGGCACGCAGAGATCAAGTCGGATGACCAGGCGGACAAACTCTCCCTGGCAGAGGAGATCACCCGCACGCTGAAGGCTTACCCCGGGAACCACTACGCAAAGTGGCTCAAGGACACGGTCGGATCATTGACAGCGTCGAATCCCGGCCTTCTGCAGATCTTGGGAGAGTTCAACGTTCCCATACTCACCACCAACTACGACGGCCTGATCGAGGCGGTTACGGGACGAGAGACCGTCACCTGGGAGAACGTTCCCGAAATCCAGGACGAGATCCAAAACCCCGGCAAGAGCGTCATTCACCTCCACGGTCATTGGCGCAGACCGGAATCCGTCGTGTTCGGGTACGAAAGCTACGCCCAGGTTATTGGCGACCTCGGCTCCCAGGCCCTACTGAGATCCTTGCTTTCTGTCAAATCCATCATCTTCGTCGGATTCGGCGCAGGCCTGAACGATCCGAACTTCTCATCGTTGGGCACCTGGCTCTCCACCTCTCTCAAGGATTCGGGCCTTGCGCCCGTGGCCCTCGTCCGATCCAAAGAAAAGGAACTGACGGAACGTCGCTACCGGCAGTTCAAGTACAATGTACTCAGCTATGGGGCCGAGTACGAGGACCTTGAAATCTACCTTGCAGACCTGCGGCTGGCCTGCGGCGAATCACACCCGACAGGTGAACCCGTCATCAATTTCACTTGGGATTCACTGACTCCCAAGCTAATGCGGCTACACCGCAGAATTGAACGAGACTATCGTCCCGACTTCATCATCGCCATGTCGGGACCGGGAAATTTCGCACCCGCCTACTGCCTGGCCCATTCGAGCGACGATCCCCCACTGCTCACTGCGGTCACATTTCCGAAGCGCCCCAAGCGCAGCGACAGTTGCGTCGCCTTCCAGGAGGTCGCAGAGAAATCCGAATGGATCCACCAGGAGACAACCAGGTGGGACATCTTCTTGCCCAATATCATCAGGCATTTCCCGCCGGGATCAAAGGGTCTGATCTTCGATGATCGAGCGATAGGGGGACGAGCCCAGAAGCAGGTGGCCAGCTTTCTCGAAGGAATGAAATACGAAGTACGAAGAGCAGCCCTGGTCGTACACCCGGACTGCGCCGCAGATGTCAACTACTACGAAGAAGTCATATCCGGCGACTTCGTCTTCCCGTGGGGTGGTAAGTATGGTCGAAATGAGCCGCCAGCTGGCTGA